The Paenibacillus amylolyticus genome contains the following window.
TGATCTCTGTGATGATTTTCTCTTCCGTATCATATTTCTGGGCCAGTAAATCTAGAAACTGCTCATCCAAAACAGATGTCCCCCTCCAAAGAAGTTATGTGGTATTGATACTAAGTAAGTTTACAAGGGACTTTAACTTATATGGTGATTATCAGCATTGTCCTCCCTAATCATACTCCAGTTCATCAACTATGAACAAATGTCATTGGATGCCTTTTGATTGAAATAAGGTTCTTTGGTTGTTTTTAGAAATATGAACTGTGTTCAATCTGTTCAAAACAAATCCGGTTGGCGACATTCTGTCTAACGAAAAAACCAATGCGAACGACATCATGTCGGTACGCATTGGTTCTATTAAATGCAAGGCTTATTTATCCGCCTCAGTGTCTTATCTTCCGCTGATGGATGAACTAGCGTTCATGATCGGTTCGTTTTACTTTAATCTTATTATTTTGCTTCCTGAGACGGATCCCCTTCTGCAGCTCTACGGCCGCCACCACCCATACCTCCTCGAGTATTATTCTCACCCAGTTTGGACAGATCAATGGAAGAAGCATCAATCAGTGAATCAGCGTTTTCTTTTTGTTTCTCGGTCGTGGAAGGGATATCTCCGTCCAATTGCCCTTGTATACTTTCCGCACGCAGCGTCCCGAGTTTGGTCAATTCTGTAACAGCTGTCTCGTACTTATCATACGTAACAAAGGCCGTAGGATCCTGCTTCACATATTCCGCGATCATGTCGTTTAGACTTTGTACTTTTTCTTCAAACTTTCCGTCTGCGAAGTATCCATCTACGATCTCCTGTAAATATTCATGATACTTGGCCTTATACTCAGGCACTTCAAGGAGCTTGCCCAAAATAGGGCGTTCCTCCAGAGTGACCCCTGATAGAGGCGTATCAATCGCCAGATTCACGACATCGGATGCAGTACCCGCTTGGAACCCACCGAAGGCCATGTTGTAATCCCAAGGCAACATGCTGATCTGACCGTCGTTCTCATACAGATAATAGTTATGCCCCATGTTGGACGTGTAACTGTCCATATTAACAACCACCGTGTGGGCCGCAAAATACTTCAGTACTTCGTCCACATCCACATATTTCTCCAGATCGGTGCCTGTGCTCAGGTTTTTGAGTGCTTCAATGACACGCTGATGATCTTCCTCGGTTGTTTTGGTCTCGGCATTGTCGAAAATGGCAGAGTAGCTGGACGTTTCATCATCGGTGTACACCAATGAAACACCATTGCCGCTTCCGTCCATACCACCTGGACCACGATTGCCTCTACCGTCAGCTTCAGCTTGTGTGTTGGTCCCCTCTTCCTCTGTTCCGCCATTCATATCCGGTGGGCTTGCTCCATCCGGTGGTGCCATTCCTTCTTTGGGAGCCTGTATATCTCCTCCCATACCTCCTGCTCCCATGTTGTCATCATTGTTTGGCTTGTACAGCTCACCCTCATCATTCTTGGCACGAGCAAGATATCCGCTGTCTATATCCTCAACAGCCAGGTATAAGCCCCAAGTCTCTCCATTGACACTAATATTGGAAAATGCAAATAGAGGTGCGTCCACGCCAATGTAACTCATAATGTCATAACTTAAATATTCCTTCATATAGCTACTGTCACTAATCATGTTGTTAACGACAAGCTTGTCCAATCCCATCCACGTCTGATCCTTAACATATTCATCAAACTTGATTTTGAAACTATATCGATCCGTTGTATCGTCACTAGCAACCTGCCGAAGGCTGGAGTTACCCTTTGGACGGATTCCGACGTTCTCAATTGTCGTTCCGTTAATGGTAATGTTCGCTGAGATGTACTGCTCCTCAATTGCATTATCCAGCATTTCTTTCCATGCCTCTTCGTCCACATCAATCGAAATGGACATAACCTCTGTTTTGTCAATTTGGTCAGCATATGCTGCTGTTTC
Protein-coding sequences here:
- a CDS encoding CotH kinase family protein; translated protein: MSIYKWTKFMGVAVLCTAILTACSSTNQGNVDSDNNTAETEQTNTDNQSNTETAAYADQIDKTEVMSISIDVDEEAWKEMLDNAIEEQYISANITINGTTIENVGIRPKGNSSLRQVASDDTTDRYSFKIKFDEYVKDQTWMGLDKLVVNNMISDSSYMKEYLSYDIMSYIGVDAPLFAFSNISVNGETWGLYLAVEDIDSGYLARAKNDEGELYKPNNDDNMGAGGMGGDIQAPKEGMAPPDGASPPDMNGGTEEEGTNTQAEADGRGNRGPGGMDGSGNGVSLVYTDDETSSYSAIFDNAETKTTEEDHQRVIEALKNLSTGTDLEKYVDVDEVLKYFAAHTVVVNMDSYTSNMGHNYYLYENDGQISMLPWDYNMAFGGFQAGTASDVVNLAIDTPLSGVTLEERPILGKLLEVPEYKAKYHEYLQEIVDGYFADGKFEEKVQSLNDMIAEYVKQDPTAFVTYDKYETAVTELTKLGTLRAESIQGQLDGDIPSTTEKQKENADSLIDASSIDLSKLGENNTRGGMGGGGRRAAEGDPSQEAK